A single region of the Phyllostomus discolor isolate MPI-MPIP mPhyDis1 chromosome 14, mPhyDis1.pri.v3, whole genome shotgun sequence genome encodes:
- the LOC114488894 gene encoding thioredoxin-interacting protein isoform X2, protein MVMFKKIKSFEVFFNDPDKVYGSGDKVAGRVIVEVCEVTRVKAVRVLACGVAKVLWMQGSQQCKQTFEYLRYEDTLLLEDQPAGENEMVIMRPGNKYEYKFGFELPQGPLGTSFKGKYGCVDYWVKAFLDRPSQPTQEAKKNFEVMDLVDINTPDLMAPVSAKKEKKVSCMFIPDGRVSVSARIDRKGFCEGDEISIHADFENTCSRIIVPKAAIVARHTYLANGQTKVLTQKLSSVRGNHIISGTCASWRGKSLRVQKIRPSILGCNILRVEYFLLIYVSVPGSKKVILDLPLVIGSSGASLSSRTSSMASRTSSEMSWVDLNIPETPEAPPCYMDIIPEDHRLESPTTPLLDDTDGSQDSPIFMYAPEFKFMPPPTYTEVDPCILNNNVQ, encoded by the exons ATGGTGATGTTCAAGAAGATAAAGTCTTTTGAGGTATTCTTTAACGATCCTGACAAGGTGTATGGCAGTGGGGACAAGGTAGCTGGCCGGGTGATAGTGGAGGTGTGTGAAGTCACTCGAGTCAAAGCTGTCAGGGTCCTAGCTTGTGGAGTGGCCAAAGTCCTCTGGATGCAGGGATCGCAGCAATGCAAACAGACCTTCGAGTATCTGCGCTACGAAGACACGCTTCTCCTGGAGGACCAGCCAGCCG GTGAGAATGAGATGGTTATCATGAGACCTGGAAACAAGTATGAGTACAAGTTTGGCTTTGAGCTTCCTCAGGG GCCTCTGGGAACATCTTTCAAAGGAAAATATGGGTGTGTAGACTACTGGGTGAAGGCTTTTCTTGATCGTCCCAGCCAGCCAACTCAAGAGGCAAAGAAGAACTTTGAAGTGATGGATCTAGTGGATATCAATACCCCTGATTTAATG GCACCAGTGTCTgctaaaaaggagaagaaagtttCCTGCATGTTCATTCCTGATGGGCGCGTGTCTGTTTCTGCCCGAATTGACAGAAAAGGATTTTGTGAAG GTGATGagatttccatccatgctgactTTGAGAATACATGTTCCCGAATCATTGTTCCTAAAGCAGCCATTGTAGCCCGCCACACTTATCTTGCCAATGGCCAGACCAAGGTGCTGACACAGAAGTTGTCCTCAGTTAGAGGCAATCATATTATTTCTGGAACCTGTGCATCATGGCGTGGCAAGAGCCTTCGGGTACAGAAGATCAGGCCTTCTATCCTGGGCTGCAATATCCTTCGAGTTGAATATTTCCTGCTG ATCTATGTTAGTGTCCCGGGCTCCAAGAAAGTCATTCTTGACCTACCATTGGTAATTGGCAGCAG CGGGGCAAGTCTGAGCAGCCGGACCTCGAGTATGGCCAGCCGAACCAGCTCCGAGATGAGTTGGGTGGATCTAAACATCCCTGAGACTCCTGAAG ctCCTCCttgttatatggatattattcctGAAGATCACCGATTAGAGAGCCCCACCACTCCTCTGCTAGACGACACAGATGGTTCTCAAGACAGCCCTATTTTCATGTATGCTCCTGAGTTCAAGTTCATGCCACCGCCTACTTACACTGAG gTGGATCCCTGCATCCTCAACAACAATGTGCAGTGA
- the LOC114488894 gene encoding thioredoxin-interacting protein isoform X1, giving the protein MVMFKKIKSFEVFFNDPDKVYGSGDKVAGRVIVEVCEVTRVKAVRVLACGVAKVLWMQGSQQCKQTFEYLRYEDTLLLEDQPAGENEMVIMRPGNKYEYKFGFELPQGPLGTSFKGKYGCVDYWVKAFLDRPSQPTQEAKKNFEVMDLVDINTPDLMAPVSAKKEKKVSCMFIPDGRVSVSARIDRKGFCEGDEISIHADFENTCSRIIVPKAAIVARHTYLANGQTKVLTQKLSSVRGNHIISGTCASWRGKSLRVQKIRPSILGCNILRVEYFLLIYVSVPGSKKVILDLPLVIGSRSGLSSRTGLSSGASLSSRTSSMASRTSSEMSWVDLNIPETPEAPPCYMDIIPEDHRLESPTTPLLDDTDGSQDSPIFMYAPEFKFMPPPTYTEVDPCILNNNVQ; this is encoded by the exons ATGGTGATGTTCAAGAAGATAAAGTCTTTTGAGGTATTCTTTAACGATCCTGACAAGGTGTATGGCAGTGGGGACAAGGTAGCTGGCCGGGTGATAGTGGAGGTGTGTGAAGTCACTCGAGTCAAAGCTGTCAGGGTCCTAGCTTGTGGAGTGGCCAAAGTCCTCTGGATGCAGGGATCGCAGCAATGCAAACAGACCTTCGAGTATCTGCGCTACGAAGACACGCTTCTCCTGGAGGACCAGCCAGCCG GTGAGAATGAGATGGTTATCATGAGACCTGGAAACAAGTATGAGTACAAGTTTGGCTTTGAGCTTCCTCAGGG GCCTCTGGGAACATCTTTCAAAGGAAAATATGGGTGTGTAGACTACTGGGTGAAGGCTTTTCTTGATCGTCCCAGCCAGCCAACTCAAGAGGCAAAGAAGAACTTTGAAGTGATGGATCTAGTGGATATCAATACCCCTGATTTAATG GCACCAGTGTCTgctaaaaaggagaagaaagtttCCTGCATGTTCATTCCTGATGGGCGCGTGTCTGTTTCTGCCCGAATTGACAGAAAAGGATTTTGTGAAG GTGATGagatttccatccatgctgactTTGAGAATACATGTTCCCGAATCATTGTTCCTAAAGCAGCCATTGTAGCCCGCCACACTTATCTTGCCAATGGCCAGACCAAGGTGCTGACACAGAAGTTGTCCTCAGTTAGAGGCAATCATATTATTTCTGGAACCTGTGCATCATGGCGTGGCAAGAGCCTTCGGGTACAGAAGATCAGGCCTTCTATCCTGGGCTGCAATATCCTTCGAGTTGAATATTTCCTGCTG ATCTATGTTAGTGTCCCGGGCTCCAAGAAAGTCATTCTTGACCTACCATTGGTAATTGGCAGCAGGTCAGGTCTGAGCAGCCGGACAGGTCTGAGCAGCGGGGCAAGTCTGAGCAGCCGGACCTCGAGTATGGCCAGCCGAACCAGCTCCGAGATGAGTTGGGTGGATCTAAACATCCCTGAGACTCCTGAAG ctCCTCCttgttatatggatattattcctGAAGATCACCGATTAGAGAGCCCCACCACTCCTCTGCTAGACGACACAGATGGTTCTCAAGACAGCCCTATTTTCATGTATGCTCCTGAGTTCAAGTTCATGCCACCGCCTACTTACACTGAG gTGGATCCCTGCATCCTCAACAACAATGTGCAGTGA
- the LOC114488894 gene encoding thioredoxin-interacting protein isoform X3 gives MVMFKKIKSFEVFFNDPDKVYGSGDKVAGRVIVEVCEVTRVKAVRVLACGVAKVLWMQGSQQCKQTFEYLRYEDTLLLEDQPAGENEMVIMRPGNKYEYKFGFELPQGPLGTSFKGKYGCVDYWVKAFLDRPSQPTQEAKKNFEVMDLVDINTPDLMAPVSAKKEKKVSCMFIPDGRVSVSARIDRKGFCEGDEISIHADFENTCSRIIVPKAAIVARHTYLANGQTKVLTQKLSSVRGNHIISGTCASWRGKSLRVQKIRPSILGCNILRVEYFLLIYVSVPGSKKVILDLPLVIGSRSSLSSRTSSMASRTSSEMSWVDLNIPETPEAPPCYMDIIPEDHRLESPTTPLLDDTDGSQDSPIFMYAPEFKFMPPPTYTEVDPCILNNNVQ, from the exons ATGGTGATGTTCAAGAAGATAAAGTCTTTTGAGGTATTCTTTAACGATCCTGACAAGGTGTATGGCAGTGGGGACAAGGTAGCTGGCCGGGTGATAGTGGAGGTGTGTGAAGTCACTCGAGTCAAAGCTGTCAGGGTCCTAGCTTGTGGAGTGGCCAAAGTCCTCTGGATGCAGGGATCGCAGCAATGCAAACAGACCTTCGAGTATCTGCGCTACGAAGACACGCTTCTCCTGGAGGACCAGCCAGCCG GTGAGAATGAGATGGTTATCATGAGACCTGGAAACAAGTATGAGTACAAGTTTGGCTTTGAGCTTCCTCAGGG GCCTCTGGGAACATCTTTCAAAGGAAAATATGGGTGTGTAGACTACTGGGTGAAGGCTTTTCTTGATCGTCCCAGCCAGCCAACTCAAGAGGCAAAGAAGAACTTTGAAGTGATGGATCTAGTGGATATCAATACCCCTGATTTAATG GCACCAGTGTCTgctaaaaaggagaagaaagtttCCTGCATGTTCATTCCTGATGGGCGCGTGTCTGTTTCTGCCCGAATTGACAGAAAAGGATTTTGTGAAG GTGATGagatttccatccatgctgactTTGAGAATACATGTTCCCGAATCATTGTTCCTAAAGCAGCCATTGTAGCCCGCCACACTTATCTTGCCAATGGCCAGACCAAGGTGCTGACACAGAAGTTGTCCTCAGTTAGAGGCAATCATATTATTTCTGGAACCTGTGCATCATGGCGTGGCAAGAGCCTTCGGGTACAGAAGATCAGGCCTTCTATCCTGGGCTGCAATATCCTTCGAGTTGAATATTTCCTGCTG ATCTATGTTAGTGTCCCGGGCTCCAAGAAAGTCATTCTTGACCTACCATTGGTAATTGGCAGCAGGT CAAGTCTGAGCAGCCGGACCTCGAGTATGGCCAGCCGAACCAGCTCCGAGATGAGTTGGGTGGATCTAAACATCCCTGAGACTCCTGAAG ctCCTCCttgttatatggatattattcctGAAGATCACCGATTAGAGAGCCCCACCACTCCTCTGCTAGACGACACAGATGGTTCTCAAGACAGCCCTATTTTCATGTATGCTCCTGAGTTCAAGTTCATGCCACCGCCTACTTACACTGAG gTGGATCCCTGCATCCTCAACAACAATGTGCAGTGA